The DNA window CCGTCTGCCTGGAGCGAATGGACGAGACGACGGGTCTCCTGACTATCATCTGCCAGCACGTCTTCCACTGTACATGCCTCCAGAAATGGAAAGGCAGCGGCTGTCCCGTGTGTCGATACACCCAGGACGAGTTGCACAAAAAGCCCCAATCCCCCGAATCCACAGCCGAGTGCAGCGTGTGCCACTCCGAACTCAATCTCTGGGCATGTCTGATCTGCGGCACCGTCGGCTGCGGCCGCTACGACGGCGCACACGCCTTCGAGCACTGGAAGGAAACCACGCACGCGTACGCAATGGATCTGGACTCCCACCGCGTCTGGGACTACGTCAGCGATCTGTACGTGCACCGCATCCTGCAAAGCAAAACGGACGGCAAGCTCGTCGAACTGCCCGCAGCGGATAACCACGCCCTCGATCCACCGGACTGGTCTGATGCCGTGCCGCGTGACAAATTTGAAAACCTAAGCGTCGAATACGCCCATCTCCTTACAAGCCAACTGGAAAGCCAGCGCGCCTACTTTGAAGAAATCGTCGAGCGcgccgccgacaaggccTCCCGAGCCGCTTCGGAGTCCGCCTCGGCCAAGGACGAGTGGAAGGAACTCTCCGCGCGCATCGCCGAGCTAGAAGGACAGCACAACACGCTGACCACCGAGAAGATCCCGCTTCTGGAACGAGACCGCGCGCGCTTCGAGAAACGCGCCGACAAGTTCGAGCAGATGGCAAGGTCGCTGGAAAAGGACTGGCGGGAGGAAAAAACTATCAACCAGTCCCTGCTCGAGCGTATTGATTTCCTGTCTGCTGAGCTTGGCGGTATCAAGGAGGTCAATCAGGAGCTGAAGGAGCAGAACCGTGATCTCACTTTCTTCATTAGTGGCTCGCAGCGCCTGCAGGATCAGGGGGAGGATATCCAGGAGGCGACGCTTAGTGTCCCCGATCCGCCGAcgccggggaagaagaaaaaggggaaggggaagaagaattAGTAGCTGTGCTACTTTCTTGTGATGAGCGGCTCGAACTGGCTGGCTTATTCCTGCTGGTGAAGTTTTCCCGGTTTCAAGTATCTTTGACTTTGTTGTATAGTTATCCGACGCAGATGAGCGATGCATTGGGCggtctctttttttttttgggtaTGATTAGCGACTCGCAATTTCATGTTTGGTTATTGTCATTTATCTTCTATTCTTCAAGCTGTGGATAAAGACAAGACATAACTCGAAGAGATGCAATATTATGATATTGATACACATACTATAAACACAACGTATATAtacacaccaccaccatcaagTCCACCTGTTAAACCCCCTTCCTAACAGCCCAAAAATAATTCCCCCAATCCTCCGACCCAGGCACCATCTTCCATCCAAATCCAGGCACATAAACCGCACCAACACACCTCCACTGCATCCCCTCCAACAAACCCTGCCCACCCCTCCCAGccacaccatcaccaccccgCATCAGTCCCTCCTGCAACCACGCACGCACTTCAGGCGGATTAACAAACTTGCTCCACTCATGCGTCCCGCGCGGCACGACGCCAATAGGCCACGGAGCTTCGGCGACAACCTGGTTCAGCAGGAATGACGGGAGTGTGcgcgagatggtcgagcCGATTAGCCAGCCGCCCGGTTTGAGGGCGCGGAGGCAGTTTGTTAGGAATGTTAATGGGGTCGAGGTTTGGGGGTCGATGTGTTCGAGGACTTCGAAGAGGGTGACCATGTCGTATTGTTTTGGGGATGCGGTTGGAGCTGATGGAGACGGGGATAgtggagatgaaggcgaggaggtcgaggaggagggtgtaGTTGCGAGAACATCTTCCAGCGTGGTATTTAGATACTTGAACTTGCCGCTCCTGAGATGTGCGTCGACGGCCGGATCCATGCGTGCATGGTCGCGCGCGATCTGGATCAGGTTCGTTGAGGGGTCAATAGCCGTCATGGAGGCTGCGCGCGTGGGGGTCGGTGCAGCGGCGTCGGGATCGGTGGGGATGGTGCGCGCGAGCGATTCGGCGAAGatcccgccgccgcagcctATGTCGAGGTAGTGCAGGTCTGCCTTTGCGGgggatgagggagagggagaggagtCGGCGAGGCAGGAGGCGATGAATTCGTGGCGGAGCGGGTTCATGAGGTGCAGGATGCGCGACGGGCCCATTGGGTCCCACCAGGAGCTGGCGAGGGCGGAGAAGTGCGTGAGTTCGGaggcggagacggaggatgTGGTGCTGTGAGTTCGAGCTTGGGGGGTTGCTGCTGTTCTTCgttcatggtggtgatgatgctggaGCAATGTTGTTCGGGTTGGTCTTGTTGCTGGCCGGCCtgcaaggagaaggcgaggGGCCAGATTGGACATGGGTCGGAGGGGGGCGGCCATTGTGGTCAcagggagggaagaaggaaagtAGAGTTGTAGAGGGAGTGGGAGACCGGAGCTCCGGGAGAGAGTGGACTGCGAAGGGGAGCTCGGAGTTGTGGAAAAAGTAGATGGGCACGAGGTCTATGGAAGCATTATGCTGTCAGTCACGGAGGGTAAATATGCTTGAGTAACAGTTAGGTACTGACCAGCAGGCAAGATCCATAGCCAATGGATCCAGGTAAAtcggtggaagaagtggaagtGTTGAAGTGAAATTCGTCGGGACAAACACGCCAAGCTTTTCTACACATCACAGCAAGTATAGTATGAAAATGAGTGTCTATATTATCGACAGAATTCGGACGACAATAGTGAGCatagaaaaaagaagaaatgaaTTCGATTCTATCTGGTCATCCCGGTCTGTATATCCCAATCCATCCAACCAGCCTGTCAGTATATAACATCCATCTATAGAAAACTCCATCCCATACATAATAACCATGGCCATAAACAAAAACATGAACATAAACATATATCACTGATCATCATCAGTACACATCATTTTGAAACCTCATCTTCGATGACATGTCCGGCCGTATCGCGGGCATATCAGCCCGGGCCCCGTCACTCTCCACCTCACTGATGTTCTGGATATCGTCATGGTTAGCAGCCGCCAAATACCAGCTACTCCTCTCAGCAGTCCATGTGGCCAGATCATCCGGCGAGGCCTGACCCAAACCAGGTAGCCAGTTTCCCGTGGTGATGGTACAGTCCAGGCCCAGCACGGTCTTGCAGCGTTCCAGCAGTGTCGGGAATAGGTATGATGGCGAACCTCGGATTTGCGAGAGGGTATGAAGAATTCCCCAGAGCAGCTCGCGAGGGTCAACAGTTGACTCAGCCAGGCGGTGCATGCCCTTCGGCCCGAGGGAGTTTGTCACGTCGGCAACGGAGGATCCCATGTCGAATAGCTTTTGCTCCTATACCCACACGATTAGCATGTGCAAATACTGTGGCGGTATTGTAGTTGTCAACACGTACCATTCCTATTCCATGTGCATCCACCGCACCCTGCGATGCAGTCCCGATCACACTCATCACGGCCTTGCCCACGAGCACGGGTaaatgaaatggaatgaCCGCCTCGTCGCGCGAGCCGGGCTGCGTGGCTCGACTCATAGAGAGCTTCCACATCATGGCCTGCAGCCACTGCTGCGTGACCAGGATGTCAACCTGTTGGATCTCAAGCACCCCGTCCAGCACGACGGGTTTGCAGAGATTGGACTGGATGGCGGACGTGGGGGGTCTCTCTAAGagtccatctcctccgccggCGGACAGCCAATCATACAGGCTTGCGGTGAGTTtctcgaagatgttgatcAGGTTGATGAAGCCGTATGCAAGGATAGGGTCTTCAGAGCAGAGCACCTGTGGCTTGTGGATGGAGCTGCGCAGCATCACTGGTTTGGCTTGCTGGAGAGCATAGCCTCTGTCGTCCTGGGAGTCAGCACAGTCCATACATTGGCTTCGAATCTACCCACCTTTCTGTGATAAATAGAAGCCAGAATATACGCCGCTTCTCTTCGGCCTCTTCCACATTCCACTCCGCATACGTTGACTCACGGTGCAGGCCCAAGGTGAACGCCATAGAAGTGGCTTGGCACAGATAGAACCACGCATGATCTTGTTTATCCAGATTGCCGTATGTagcaaaaaggaagaatGAGGTCAACAGACTCTCGATGTTCAAACTCTCCACAATGTCACATTCGCGCCGTGCCCGCACGGCTTCGGTGAGTAGCTCTTCTCCGGACATCAAGCAATGGCCTTCACCCATGCTTTGCAGCCGGCTCGGCTCGGGAACAGGCGTGTCCCCATCCAGCTTCAATTGAATGTGTGTAGCTGCGCACAGAGACGCCAGGAACGCATACCGCTGAGGGGACAGGCGCTCCGGCTGATGGCTGTcccgctgcagctgctcgcTGCGCACAACCGGCATGATGGGAAAGAGATACTTGAGATAGACATTTACGTGCGCGAGCAAAATTTGCGGTGACAGGCGGCGGGCGTGAGGGAGGGCATGGCTATTCGCTGACCCATAAGCCGAGTCTGTCGAGTCCGGCGAGGAAACCAGTTCTGACGGCGGGAGCTGCGAGAACGTGTCGGAGCCGTCCGGGATGGAATATTGCTGGTCCGGCACGCCAAACACAGGCGATGTGGGTGAGCTTAAACCGTATGTCGATCCCTGATCGGGAAAGATATCGTTTTCGGTGCCGTACAGTCGTTGTTCCGGAGGCCGGCCGGTGCCATGCCGGGCCGAGAGTGGGTGGACGGGGGCGAGGGGAT is part of the Penicillium psychrofluorescens genome assembly, chromosome: 4 genome and encodes:
- a CDS encoding uncharacterized protein (ID:PFLUO_006688-T1.cds;~source:funannotate) gives rise to the protein MDLASSKESSLKQACDNCRRRKIKCNRGLPACDKCQRLLLSCSYSDVLRRKGPKFRTLYPLAPVHPLSARHGTGRPPEQRLYGTENDIFPDQGSTYGLSSPTSPVFGVPDQQYSIPDGSDTFSQLPPSELVSSPDSTDSAYGSANSHALPHARRLSPQILLAHVNVYLKYLFPIMPVVRSEQLQRDSHQPERLSPQRYAFLASLCAATHIQLKLDGDTPVPEPSRLQSMGEGHCLMSGEELLTEAVRARRECDIVESLNIESLLTSFFLFATYGNLDKQDHAWFYLCQATSMAFTLGLHRESTYAEWNVEEAEEKRRIFWLLFITERGYALQQAKPVMLRSSIHKPQVLCSEDPILAYGFINLINIFEKLTASLYDWLSAGGGDGLLERPPTSAIQSNLCKPVVLDGVLEIQQVDILVTQQWLQAMMWKLSMSRATQPGSRDEAVIPFHLPVLVGKAVMSVIGTASQGAVDAHGIGMEQKLFDMGSSVADVTNSLGPKGMHRLAESTVDPRELLWGILHTLSQIRGSPSYLFPTLLERCKTVLGLDCTITTGNWLPGLGQASPDDLATWTAERSSWYLAAANHDDIQNISEVESDGARADMPAIRPDMSSKMRFQNDVY
- a CDS encoding uncharacterized protein (ID:PFLUO_006687-T1.cds;~source:funannotate) — translated: MAAPLRPMSNLAPRLLLAGRPATRPTRTTLLQHHHHHERRTAATPQARTHSTTSSVSASELTHFSALASSWWDPMGPSRILHLMNPLRHEFIASCLADSSPSPSSPAKADLHYLDIGCGGGIFAESLARTIPTDPDAAAPTPTRAASMTAIDPSTNLIQIARDHARMDPAVDAHLRSGKFKYLNTTLEDVLATTPSSSTSSPSSPLSPSPSAPTASPKQYDMVTLFEVLEHIDPQTSTPLTFLTNCLRALKPGGWLIGSTISRTLPSFLLNQVVAEAPWPIGVVPRGTHEWSKFVNPPEVRAWLQEGLMRGGDGVAGRGGQGLLEGMQWRCVGAVYVPGFGWKMVPGSEDWGNYFWAVRKGV